The genomic stretch TTCTGCATTCAGAGACATAATCTCTCCTAAATAAGAGTTAATTTATAAAAATGTGATAGCCAATCTCTGATTCAGCCATCACGCGAACGGCGAATTATAGGGGAAGCGATAAATAAGAGCAAGGGTAATTTACCCATACCACCATTATTGCTTCTTTTATTCCGCCACAGCTTCGGTTCTAAACACAACCAAGCGTTTTGGTGCCACGCGGCCATCATCATCAATGTTAGCAATACCAATAAAGGTATGTTCATCACCCATCGTCATGCGAACCACACCTTCAGTTGGTGCGCCAGCAATTTGCACCTGCTGACCTTGTTGAACGATGCTCGCCATACTAAGCGGCATATTCACTTCTGGCAGATCGACAACCGCAGTATCCATAGGGAGCAGCAGTTGATCCAATACGCTGTGAGGCTCTACGCCTTGCTCTTGGGCTTGTTCGATCATCGCTTGAAGTTGTTCTAGCGTGACCATTTTCTCTGCCGGATAATGCGACACCCCAATACGACGTAAATAAGTCACATGGGCGCCACAACCAAGCATTTCGCCTAAGTCATCGGTGATGGTTCGAATGTAAGTGCCTTTTGAACAATGCACTTCCATTTCCACTTCATTACCATCAAAACGGATCAGGTTTATTTCAAATACCGTGATCTTACGAGATTCACGCGGAACCTCAATGCCTTGACGGGCATATTCATACAAAGGCTTACCTTGGTATTTTAATGCTGAGAACATCGAAGGAATTTGATCTGTGGTACCACGAAATTTCGCAATGCAACGCTCAAGTAAACCACGGTCAACTTTCACTTCACGGGTTTGAACCACTTCACCATCAGAATCTGAGGTATCAGTACGTTCACCCAACTTTGCCACCACGCGATAACGTTTATCCGAATCAAGTAAGAACTGTGAGAACTTAGTCGCTTCACCAAGGCAAATCGGCAACATACCCGTCGCCAAAGGATCAAGCGCACCAGTATGACCTGCTTTTTCAGCAAAAAACATGCGCTTTACTTTTTGGAGCGCATCATTGGAGCTGATACTAGTCGGCTTATCGAGTAATAAAACGCCATCAATAGGACGACCACGACGTCTACGAGCCATTACTCTTCTCCTTCGTCCTCATCACGACCGGCGTCTTTTTTACGTCGATTGTCATCACTGACCACTTCACTAACCAAGTTAGAAAGGCGCATACCTTCGGTCAATGTATTATCGTAAACGAAACGAACTTCAGGTGTTAAACGTAAACGAACACGTTTCCCTAAAGCCATACGAATAGACACTTCGTGTTCTTTTAATGCTTCTAAGCATGATTCTGGTGTTTGCTCGCCGATACAAAAGAAAGTAACGAATACTTTGGCATAAGCCAGATCACGAGTCACTTCAACGTCTGAAATGGTCACCATTCCGATACGTGAATCACGAACATCACGCTGTAGGATAGAAGCGAGTTCTTTTTGTAATTGTTGTGCAACGCGTTGTGCACGACTGAATTCTTTAGCCATATCTTTTCTCACATCTGCACGTTCAAATGAGAACGTCGTAACAGAAAGAATGGGGAGCAAAAGCTCCCCATGGTGTTTTATTGCTTATACCCTAATTACTTTGGGTATCATTTGTTAATTAATCAAGCGTACGCTTAATTTCAACAATTTCGAATACTTCGATTTGGTCACCAGCGCGAACATCATTGTAGTTCTTAACACCGATACCACATTCGTAGCCGTTACGAACTTCTTGTACGTCATCTTTAAAGCGACGTAGTGATTCTAGTTCACCTTCATAAATAACGATGTTATCACGAAGAACGCGGATTGGGTTACTACGCTTAATCAAGCCTTCTGTAACCATACAACCTGCGATTGCACCTAGTTTAGGTGATTTGAACACATCACGAACTTCAGCAAGACCAATGATTTCTTGTCTAAATTCTGGAGCAAGCATGCCGCCCATCGCTTGTTTCACTTCGTCAATCAATTGGTAAATGATTGAGTAGTAACGTAGATCTAGGCTTTCGTTTTCAACAGTGCGGCGAGCAGAAGCATCAGCACGGACGTTGAAACCAAGTAAGATAGCGTTAGAAGCTGCTGCCAATACCGCGTCAGTTTCAGTAATACCACCGACACCCGAACCTACGATGTTCACTTTCACTTCTTCAGTTGAAAGTTTACGTAGTGAATCAGCAATCGCTTCTACTGAACCTTGAACGTCTGCTTTAAGCACAACGTTAAGCTCAGCAACTTCACCCGCTTCCATGTTAGAGAACATGTTTTCAAGTTTCGATTTTTGCTGACGAGCCAGTTTAACATCACGGAATTTACCTTGACGATAGTTCGCTACTTCACGCGCTTTACGCTCATCACGAACGACAGTTGCTTCATCACCTGAAGCCGGAACACCAGAAAGACCTAAGATTTCTACCGGAATAGAAGGACCTGCTGTCTCGATGTCTTTACCGTTTTCATCGCGCATTGCACGAACACGGCCGTACTCTTGACCACAAAGAACGATATCACCTTTATGTAAAGTACCCGCTTGTACTAGAACGGTAGCAACTGGACCACGACCTTTATCAAGGCGAGATTCAACCACAACACCAGAAGCCATACCATCGGTTACTGCTTTAAGCTCAAGAACTTCAGATTGAAGTAAGATAGCTTCAAGTAGACCATCGATGTTTGTACCCACTTTGGCTGAAATGTGAACGAACATGTTTTCGCCGCCCCATTCTTCAGGAATAACGTCGTATTGAGCAAGCTCATTTTTAACGTTATCTGGGTTCGCGCCTTCTTTATCGATTTTGTTTACCGCAATAATCAATGGAACGCTCGCCGCTTTCGCGTGCTGAATCGCTTCGATTGTTTGTGGCATAACACCATCATCGGCTGCAACAACAAGAACAACGATATCAGTCGCTTGAGCACCACGAGCACGCATTGAAGTAAATGCGGCGTGTCCTGGAGTATCCA from Vibrio algicola encodes the following:
- the truB gene encoding tRNA pseudouridine(55) synthase TruB, with protein sequence MARRRRGRPIDGVLLLDKPTSISSNDALQKVKRMFFAEKAGHTGALDPLATGMLPICLGEATKFSQFLLDSDKRYRVVAKLGERTDTSDSDGEVVQTREVKVDRGLLERCIAKFRGTTDQIPSMFSALKYQGKPLYEYARQGIEVPRESRKITVFEINLIRFDGNEVEMEVHCSKGTYIRTITDDLGEMLGCGAHVTYLRRIGVSHYPAEKMVTLEQLQAMIEQAQEQGVEPHSVLDQLLLPMDTAVVDLPEVNMPLSMASIVQQGQQVQIAGAPTEGVVRMTMGDEHTFIGIANIDDDGRVAPKRLVVFRTEAVAE
- the rbfA gene encoding 30S ribosome-binding factor RbfA, with the protein product MAKEFSRAQRVAQQLQKELASILQRDVRDSRIGMVTISDVEVTRDLAYAKVFVTFFCIGEQTPESCLEALKEHEVSIRMALGKRVRLRLTPEVRFVYDNTLTEGMRLSNLVSEVVSDDNRRKKDAGRDEDEGEE
- the infB gene encoding translation initiation factor IF-2; translated protein: MTELTVKALSEEIGTPVERLVEQLADAGMKKTSADNVTAAEKQTLLTHLKKEHGDNSGDSEPTRLTLQRKTKSTLNVPAGGGKNKEVQVEVRKKRTYVKRTAVDEEAKKAAEAQATREAEDAAKLAAEAKAKQDAAAKAEAKVKREAEDKLKQEAADKAKETKAAAPKQSSEEKAKNDAAKQEAESLKRRQDEEAQRKAEAEAQKLVEEARKLAEENGARWSEEEKKKKESENADYHVTTNQHAREAEDEADRRSEASRRKKKKPAKKEDDRGGNNGRNARGGRNNRKGKLAKPTSMQHGFDKSATVAKSDVVIGETIVVSELANKMSVKGTEVIKTMMKMGAMATINQVIDQETAALVAEEMGHKVILRKENELEEAILSDRDDSTDAVSRAPVVTIMGHVDHGKTSTLDYIRRSRVASGEAGGITQHIGAYHVETDNGMITFLDTPGHAAFTSMRARGAQATDIVVLVVAADDGVMPQTIEAIQHAKAASVPLIIAVNKIDKEGANPDNVKNELAQYDVIPEEWGGENMFVHISAKVGTNIDGLLEAILLQSEVLELKAVTDGMASGVVVESRLDKGRGPVATVLVQAGTLHKGDIVLCGQEYGRVRAMRDENGKDIETAGPSIPVEILGLSGVPASGDEATVVRDERKAREVANYRQGKFRDVKLARQQKSKLENMFSNMEAGEVAELNVVLKADVQGSVEAIADSLRKLSTEEVKVNIVGSGVGGITETDAVLAAASNAILLGFNVRADASARRTVENESLDLRYYSIIYQLIDEVKQAMGGMLAPEFRQEIIGLAEVRDVFKSPKLGAIAGCMVTEGLIKRSNPIRVLRDNIVIYEGELESLRRFKDDVQEVRNGYECGIGVKNYNDVRAGDQIEVFEIVEIKRTLD